A portion of the Parasedimentitalea marina genome contains these proteins:
- a CDS encoding phage protein Gp27 family protein, which translates to MPPPKKLDLVPDELRQRLAQLLQERGFGDIMDVTDELNSWLEERGEKLTIGKSAVGEFSKLLKDQRDAFAMAETMLADLDIEGESNMHKVLMQMIATAAFQMMQAMSEKDQDFDPKSLANLSRMLKDLMQSAGMREKLREDERRRVEQKAREAAVDDFEQAAIQLGMTKGTIQGIREQILFGGKR; encoded by the coding sequence ATGCCTCCGCCTAAGAAACTGGATCTGGTCCCGGATGAGCTGCGCCAACGATTGGCGCAACTGCTACAGGAACGCGGTTTTGGTGACATCATGGACGTCACCGACGAACTGAATTCGTGGCTTGAAGAACGCGGCGAAAAACTCACCATCGGCAAGTCAGCCGTAGGAGAGTTTTCCAAGCTGCTGAAAGATCAGCGCGACGCTTTTGCCATGGCTGAAACCATGTTGGCCGACTTGGACATCGAGGGCGAAAGCAACATGCACAAAGTGCTGATGCAGATGATTGCAACAGCCGCCTTCCAGATGATGCAAGCCATGTCTGAAAAGGATCAGGACTTTGACCCCAAAAGCCTGGCCAACCTGTCCCGCATGCTTAAGGATCTGATGCAGTCTGCTGGGATGCGCGAAAAACTGCGAGAAGACGAGCGCCGCCGCGTTGAGCAGAAGGCCCGCGAAGCCGCCGTTGATGACTTTGAGCAAGCGGCCATTCAGCTCGGCATGACCAAAGGCACCATCCAGGGCATCCGCGAACAGATTTTGTTTGGCGGCAAGCGATGA
- a CDS encoding DUF2730 family protein: MTLDYDLALKTLGVAIPLGGIIYTWFATRQKDVDEALKTVSSRLDTGSKRMDQHDLEIQALQQTVASLPAKEDMHRLELTMSDIGGEIKAIAAHIGAQRDVMRRLETVVTRHEDHLLDKGKGK, encoded by the coding sequence GTGACTTTGGATTATGATCTGGCCCTGAAAACCCTTGGGGTGGCTATTCCACTGGGCGGCATAATCTACACCTGGTTTGCCACCCGTCAAAAGGACGTGGACGAGGCCCTCAAGACCGTCAGCTCCCGCCTGGACACTGGGTCCAAACGTATGGACCAGCACGATCTGGAAATCCAGGCGCTGCAACAGACCGTTGCCTCGCTGCCTGCAAAAGAAGACATGCACCGACTGGAACTGACAATGAGCGACATCGGCGGCGAAATCAAAGCCATCGCTGCCCACATTGGCGCGCAGCGCGATGTGATGCGACGCCTGGAAACCGTTGTCACGCGGCATGAAGACCACCTACTCGACAAAGGAAAAGGCAAGTGA
- a CDS encoding holin family protein — MNLLKLIFGGGRNVVAETAGVFMENTEAGAQRRADYAQSALGQFGAEFQVERKGRFDRFMDGLNRLPRPFIVIAIFSLFASAMFDPLWFAERMQGLVLVPDPLWWLAGTIVAFYFGGRFQMKSQEFSQAITQSTARLPQVLESISQIRALRHDSPGAAETGTDAGLSEAAIEPSDNEAVRAWREGGK; from the coding sequence ATGAACCTGCTGAAATTGATTTTTGGTGGTGGCCGTAATGTGGTCGCCGAGACCGCCGGGGTGTTCATGGAAAACACCGAAGCAGGCGCACAGCGTCGCGCCGATTATGCTCAGTCGGCATTGGGCCAGTTCGGGGCCGAGTTCCAGGTCGAACGCAAGGGGCGTTTTGATCGCTTTATGGACGGGTTAAACCGCCTGCCCCGTCCGTTTATTGTGATTGCCATTTTTTCACTGTTTGCCTCGGCCATGTTCGACCCGCTTTGGTTTGCCGAACGGATGCAGGGGCTGGTTCTGGTGCCAGACCCATTGTGGTGGTTGGCCGGAACCATTGTGGCCTTCTATTTTGGCGGTCGCTTCCAGATGAAATCGCAAGAGTTCAGCCAAGCAATCACGCAAAGCACCGCCCGGTTGCCGCAGGTTCTGGAAAGCATCAGCCAAATCCGTGCCCTCCGCCATGACAGCCCAGGCGCTGCCGAGACCGGCACCGACGCTGGATTGTCCGAAGCCGCTATTGAACCGTCAGACAACGAGGCCGTCCGCGCCTGGCGCGAGGGTGGCAAGTGA